A genomic region of Octopus sinensis linkage group LG2, ASM634580v1, whole genome shotgun sequence contains the following coding sequences:
- the LOC115225977 gene encoding uncharacterized protein LOC115225977 isoform X3: MGVDDENAGRRRSRRRSSILKLPLSTIDVNKQVEEKPETKSRRSSKRVSFANYAEVKEFHEVSLSYNSNIEDSGNKQTSENESKEPEDNKISDIQSLLTGEIKNTAHAVENISDHESDEEMRIAVNPVNQSILISPEKVSTTTSRSTTVSQTIEDKENINVCRVDPEVKDSVPQAKYDANNTDKQAQDTSFLEKVMADVPLSSAATSSEKSLLFTNDFNCPASLSTELFLYNYVRVHTKDDSKIQTPDESNENDSLSDSPHLDKSLYQGNHTVYFDRNDSMDLTKPLGKYLTDCNESKDDIVSSPDGHIIGYYNQNNSYDEKTIYFNKTHYAAGNMDLTCCNTITIADFPESERPVEITNVKDVENIENFCENKQFNIDESFCKPTKDLNNPLRLPADNYMPPSSNNSIVQLPSLASKNIIDKKDIPCELNGMPSDNFKSNSNAKDGLGSVSDCRPSITNVTDSKTGANVLKDEKEHIKTGSKRTCVSESSDIPSKQSNTYDIIEPAINKPTENKSDFKNHVQPVTTSESVPEKLVLKESTESYMVESSRSCPKKTLVDTSQSTSKELTVTKSTKSFLNTQELFDSTQFNDGKFSKLAKELKTSASKLPADNCILPSSNNFDRSNLPPKNIIDKENMPYELNGIQSVSFRANSTAKDNLGSVTDFKATISNISNTRTEGSVLKDQKEHIKTGSKKTYFSETSDIHSKQSNTHDIIEPAIKKQHISGSNLPADNCILPSNNFDRSNLPPKNIIDNENMPYELNGIQSVSFRANSTAKDDLGSVTDFKATISNISNIRTEGSVLKDQKEHIKTGSKKTYFSETSDIHSKQSNTHDIIEPAIKKQNISGSNELIGEPRGQNLEFASKLSSLICADKNELNDFNGSVEKKSDFGDRAQPVTASKTVPKELVLSTVSHIGESSWSCPKKTLVDTSQSATEEMSIIKSTKTVPNRQDLFDVTEFDNDKFNKLAQEPSTNTSKLPADNCFLTSCNKPTDQPVNIPSNIINKVNIPGELNNIESAKIESFKMDVPVNVRGKTFPKDDLVSVTDFKPSVTNISNSRTGGSILKDQKEHIKAGSKRTCFSETSGIPSKQANTHGSQVGKLTDLSDTISSQNKSNHIKAAESPIKNASQITSCLTDPLVQFCAHDSINNEKLKDSDTNLNGMNASDVNILKTKEKAVGLLSSSASCEQVKYSSGEVTNEKEKKIKGDIVAKKVDNVTGMQSEKKRVLYVSMNTSGVVHSFNVEKSEDSASCSKGLHLIEKDSVETNEFTPPFRSSFTEKCKENVPNEIMPSSKQLPDYPNTAVDEQNAIRSNADQTLVSCNKAEKLSENGIQENKIQTGNNNKIQTEKHKLSATNNLTKLQNKLFNVGNVIENANKGEMKKGFSDCVLKINTSDVPDKCHQPQISSNNNSKKSNDSSFNTSNVFSRRQTCSETISSKLIQTSLNSSSFTVNKSSLMAESSIQPDKVVTEKCLRTDISGTQYDTNSVSEKTGFDFDYADVSDIMDEKPDFLIGNISHEDVLNLSPENKQPQSYSQVPSRSGSMMTDRSITDIRNSISTVNNISDSTLCSRLLMNMHFPHLEKPLSLMEVETIEDLLFLVGIDRVGNVVLECRQSNIYETSVVTEPHTIEEKMELACVLHPEYQCILKSHEQLKSDGERFMKQFKDPELLYGFRNVLEEREKTSSKEDIKKQLLADFKMCKQRTDKKMKQKKIEYFNDLTSAYTDKLKLMEKANSEIVDITSKLDQQIDSLDNVLKDFEEKIELLNSTSEYSEAQIKCYKEGRKYLDEAESIKKEEGILSLKCTQLTAEKVKLVETCKKLDDTYRQLQNGETPEQLSLEKKDIELEIYSILSPWKIWDLEDNVCKCTFWIDTLQLSLYTDSLKNVTEINVVTDEVWESLADDHPWLCLAHNMRKATLKEAEIFKNCTTIAQFSKSLHVFSAEMMKLQDLAKEIYSLSIKHHLKLQNNCITITYCCLKSLSKVMVDYYVDAVQYPFSFIKFEVKYQYGQISCEDIARRLRKVQPGLCYFTRLVNAVDLELAASKF; encoded by the exons ATGGGAGTGGATGATGAGAATGCTGG GCGTCGCCGTTCTCGTAGGCGTTCATca ATTTTGAAATTGCCTCTCTCTACAATAGATGTAAATAAGCAG GTTGAAGAAAAGCCAGAAACAAAATCAAGACGTTCTTCTAAGCGTGTGAGTTTTGCCAATTATGCGGAAGTCAA AGAATTTCATGAAGTTTCACTGTCTTACAATAGCAACATTG AGGACtcaggaaacaaacaaacatctgAAAATGA GAGCAAAGAACCTGAGGATAACAAGATATCAG ATATCCAATCACTGTTGACAGGTGAAATTAAAAACACTGCTCATGCAGTTGAG AATATTTCAGACCATGAAAGTGATGAAGAAATGCGCATTGCAGTTAATCCTGTAAACCAAAGTATTTTGATATCTCCAGAAAA AGTTTCTACTACAACCTCCAGATCAACCACTGTTTCTCAAACTATAGAGGATAAAGAAAACATCAATGTTTGCAGAGTTGATCCTGAAGTGAAAGACTCAGTACCTCAAGCTAAGTATGATGCAAACAACACTGATAAACAAGCACAAGATACATCATTTCTAGAGAAAGTCATGGCAGATGTTCCACTATCTTCTGCTGCTACTTCTTCAGAAAAGAGCTTGTTATTTACAAATGATTTTAATTGTCCCGCTTCATTGAGCACTGaactttttctttataattatgtTCGTGTACATACAAAAGATGATAGCAAGATTCAAACACCTGATGAGTCAAACGAAAATGATTCTTTATCAGACTCTCCTCATTTGGATAAATCTTTGTATCAAGGTAACCATACTGTTTATTTTGATAGGAATGATTCAATGGACTTAACAAAACCTTTGGGAAAATATCTCACAGATTGTAATGAAAGCAAGGATGATATTGTCAGTAGTCCTGATGGTCATATAATTGGATACTACAATCAAAATAATAGCTATGAtgaaaaaacaatttatttcaataaaactcATTATGCAGCCGGTAATATGGACTTGACATGCTGTAACACCATAACAATTGCTGATTTTCCTGAAAGTGAAAGACCAGTTGAGATTACCAATGTGAAGGATGTAGAAAATATTGAGAATTTTTGTGAAAACAAGCAGTTTAATATAGATGAAAGTTTTTGTAAACCAACTAAAGACCTAAATAACCCATTAAGATTACCAGCAGATAATTATATGCCACCCTCTTCTAATAATTCTATTGTTCAGCTGCCTAGTCTTGCTTCAAAGAATATAATTGACAAAAAAGACATACCATGTGAATTGAATGGAATGCCGTCTGATAATTTCAAATCAAATAGTAATGCAAAAGATGGTCTTGGTTCAGTGAGTGATTGTAGACCAAGTATTACTAATGTAACTGATAGTAAAACAGGAGCAAATGTTTTAAAGGATGAAAAAGAACATATTAAGACAGGATCAAAGAGGACCTGTGTTTCTGAATCCTCTGACATACCTTCAAAACAGTCAAATACATATGATATAATTGAACCAGCCATTAACAAACCAACTGAAAACAAATCTGATTTCAAGAACCATGTTCAGCCAGTGACTACCAGTGAATCAGTTCCTGAGAAGTTAGTTCTTAAAGAAAGTACAGAGTCTTATATGGTAGAATCTTCTAGGTCCTGTCCAAAAAAGACTCTGGTTGATACATCGCAGTCAACTTCAAAAGAATTGACTGTAACTAAATCCACCAAATCATTTCTAAACACGCAAGAATTATTTGATTCTACTCAGTTTAATGATGGTAAATTTAGTAAATTAGCTAAAGAACTTAAAACTAGTGCTTCAAAATTGCCAGCAGATAACTGTATTCTACCATCTTCTAATAATTTTGATCGGTCTAATCTTCCCCCAAAGAATATAATTGACAAAGAAAACATGCCATATGAATTAAATGGAATACAGTCTGTTAGTTTCAGAGCAAATAGTACTGCTAAAGATAATCTTGGTTCAGTGACAGATTTTAAAGCCACTATTTCCAATATTTCTAATACCAGAACAGAAGGAAGTGTTTTAAAGGATCAAAAAGAACATATTAAAACAGGATcaaagaaaacatatttttctgaAACCTCTGACATACATTCAAAACAGTCAAATACACATGATATAATTGAACCGGCCATTAAGAAGCAACATATTTCTGGTTCAAATTTGCCAGCAGATAACTGTATTCTACCATCTAATAATTTTGATCGGTCTAATCTTCCCCCAAAGAATATAATTGACAACGAAAACATGCCATATGAATTAAATGGAATACAGTCTGTTAGTTTCAGAGCAAATAGTACTGCTAAAGATGATCTTGGTTCAGTGACAGATTTTAAAGCCACTATTTCCAATATTTCTAATATCAGAACAGAAGGAAGTGTTTTAAAGGATCAAAAAGAACATATTAAAACAGGATcaaagaaaacatatttttctgaAACCTCTGACATACATTCAAAACAGTCAAATACACATGATATAATTGAACCGGCCATTAAGAAGCAAAATATTTCTG GTTCTAATGAACTTATTGGGGAGCCCAGAGGGCAAAATCTTGAGTTTGCTTCAAAGTTATCAAGTTTAATTTGTGCTGACAAGAATGAATTGAATGATTTTAATGGTTCAGTTGAAAAGAAATCAGATTTCGGGGACCGTGCTCAGCCTGTGACTGCCAGTAAGACAGTTCCAAAGGAGCTAGTTCTTTCTACAGTGTCTCATATAGGAGAATCTTCCTGGTCCTGTCCAAAAAAGACTCTAGTTGATACATCACAATCAGCTACAGAGGAAATGAGCATAATTAAATCCACCAAAACAGTTCCAAATAGGCAAGATTTATTTGATGTTACTGAATTTGATAATGACAAATTTAATAAATTAGCTCAagagccttcaactaacacttcaAAATTACCAGCAGATAACTGTTTTCTGACCTCTTGTAATAAGCCTACTGATCAGCCagttaatattccctcaaatataataaacaaagtaaatatacCTGGAGAATTAAATAATATTGAAAGTGCGAAAATAGAATCTTTTAAAATGGATGTTCCTGTTAATGTCAGAGGTAAGACTTTTCCAAAAGATGATCTTGTTTCAGTGACTGATTTTAAACCAAGTGTTACTAATATATCTAATAGCAGAACAGGAGGAAGTATTTTGAAGGATCAAAAAGAACATATTAAGGCAGGATCAAAGAGGACCTGTTTTTCTGAAACCTCTGGCATACCTTCAAAACAGGCAAACACACATGGCTCACAGGTTGGTAAATTAACAGACTTGTCTGATACAATTTCCTCTCAAAATAAAAGTAACCACATTAAAGCAGCTGAGTCTCCAATCAAAAATGCATCTCAAATAACTTCCTGTTTGACAGATCCTTTAGTTCAGTTCTGTGCTCATGACAGCATTAACAATGAAAAGTTGAAAGATTCTGATACTAATTTAAATGGAATGAATGCAAGTGATGTTAATATTTTAAAGACAAAAGAGAAAGCTGTTGGATTGTTAAGTTCATCTGCAAGTTGTGAACAGGTAAAATACAGTTCAGGAGAAGTTactaatgaaaaggaaaaaaagattaaaGGTGACATAGTTGCAAAAAAAGTTGATAATGTTACTGGGATGCAATCAGAGAAAAAACGTGTACTTTATGTTAGTATGAACACAAGTGGTGTTGTACACTCATTTAATGTAGAAAAATCTGAGGATTCTGCTTCATGTTCAAAAGGATTACATTTAATAGAAAAGGATTCTGTAGAGACAAATGAATTTACGCCTCCTTTTCGTTCTAGTTTCACAGAAAAATGTAAGGAAAATGTTCCTAATGAAATAATGCCATCTTCAAAACAGCTTCCAGATTATCCTAATACAGCAGTAGATGAACAAAATGCAATCAGGAGTAATGCAGACCAAACATTAGTATCTTGTAATAAAGCAGAGAAATTGTCAGAAAATGGCATacaggaaaataaaatacaaactggcaataataataaaatacaaactgaAAAACACAAATTGAGTGCAACAAATAATTTGACAAAACTGCAAAATAAACTGTTCAATGTTGGGAATGTCATAGAAAATGCGAATAAAGGTGAAATGAAAAAAGGTTTTAGTGATtgtgttttgaaaataaatacttCAGATGTGCCTGATAAATGTCATCAACCCCAAATTTcttctaataataattctaaGAAATCAAATGACTCTTCTTTCAATACTTCAAATGTATTTTCTCGAAGGCAAACATGTTCTGAAACAATTAgctcaaaattaattcaaacttCTTTGAACAGTAGTTCTTTTACTGTTAATAAGAGCAGTTTGATGGCTGAGAGCAGTATACAACCAGATAAAGTTGTTACAGAGAAGTGTTTGAGAACTGATATCAGTGGTACTCAATATGATACAAATAGTGTATCAGAGAAAACTGGATTTGATTTTGACTATGCTG atgtgtctgatattatggatGAGAAACCTGATTTTTTGATTGGAAACATTTCTCATGAagatgttttgaatttatcaccGGAAAATAAACAACCGCAATCATATTCACAAGTACCTTCAAGATCTGGCTCCATGATGACTGATAGAAGTATAACAGATATTAGAAACAGCATTTCCACAGTGAATAATATCTCAGACTCTACATTATGCAGTCGTCTTTTAATGAACATGCACTTTCCCCATTTGGAAAAGCCTTTGTCTTTA ATGGAAGTTGAAACAATTGAAGATCTTCTGTTTCTGGTTGGTATTGATCGAGTAGGGAATGTTGTATTGGAGTGTCGGCAATCTAATATATATGAAACTTCAGTG GTTACTGAGCCTCATACCATTGAAGAAAAAATGGAGTTAGCTTGCGTACTTCATCCTGAATATCAGTGTATTTTGAAAAGTCATGAACAGTTGAAATCTGATGGCgaaag atttatgaaacaatttaaagatccAGAGCTTCTCTATGGTTTCAGAAATGTTttagaagaaagggaaaagacaAGTTCA AAAGAAGATATAAAGAAGCAACTTTTGGCAGATTTCAAAATGTGTAAGCAAAGAACTGATAAGAAAATGAagcagaaaaaaattgaatacttTAATGACTTGACTTCAGCCTACACA GATAAATTGAAACTGATGGAAAAAGCCAATTCTGAAATAGTGGACATTACTTCAAAATTGGACCAACAAATAGATAGTTTGGATAATG TATTGAAAGATTTTGAGGAAAAAATTGAACTGTTAAATTCTACAAGTGAATATTCTGAAGCTCAAATAAAATGTTACAAGGAAGGTAGAAAATATCTGGACG AAGCTGAATCCATAAAAAAAGAGGAAGGCATACTTTCTTT GAAATGCACTCAGTTAACCGCTGAGAAAGTTAAATTAGTTGAAACCTGCAAAAAACTGGATGATACTTACCGCCAATTACAGAATGGAGAGACTCCTGAACAATTGTCCCTTGAGAAGAAAGATATTGAACTTGAAATTTATTCCAT